A genomic stretch from Diprion similis isolate iyDipSimi1 chromosome 1, iyDipSimi1.1, whole genome shotgun sequence includes:
- the LOC124405288 gene encoding ras-related C3 botulinum toxin substrate 1, which produces MSSGRPIKCVVVGDGTVGKTCKLISYTTDSFPGEYVPTVFDNYSAPMVVDGIPVSLGLWDTAGQEDYDRLRPLSYPQTDVFLICFSVTSPSSFENVTSKWYPEIKHHCPDAPMILVGTKIDLRDDRETLTALAEQGLSAIKREQGQKLANKIRAVKYMECSALTQRGLKQVFDEAVRAVLRPEPQKRRQRRCSML; this is translated from the exons aTGAGTTCTGGTCGGCCTATCAAATGTGTCGTAGTCGGCGATGGAACTGTTGGAAAGACCTGCAAACTCATTTCCTATACAACCGACAGCTTTCCTGGAGAATACGTACCCACCGT ATTTGACAATTATTCTGCCCCAATGGTGGTAGATGGTATCCCAGTGAGCCTAGGACTCTGGGATACTGCTGGTCAAGAAGACTACGACAGACTGCGGCCCCTCTCTTATCCACAGACCGATGTATTTTTAATCTGCTTCTCCGTCACAAGCCCTTCGTCGTTTGAGAACGTTACGAGCAAGTGGTATCCTGAGATTAAACATCACTGCCCAGATGCACCGATGATTCTTGTCGGTACTAAAATTGATTTACGAGATGACAGAGAGACTCTCACTGCTCTGGCTGAGCAAGGACTTAGCGCTATCAAACGTGAACAAGGACAGAAATTGGCTAATAAG ATACGGGCAGTCAAGTATATGGAGTGCTCAGCGTTGACACAACGTGGTTTGAAACAAGTATTTGATGAAGCTGTGCGTGCCGTTCTAAGACCGGAGCCACAGAAACGCCGACAACGAAGGTGCAGCATGCTCTAA
- the LOC124405268 gene encoding ER membrane protein complex subunit 1 isoform X2, which yields MGPFVPGLRGKFNRFLSDIQLLQYLIVFFGLFNLSLCLYEDQVGKFDWRQNYVGKIKFASFDTVSAAKKIIVATEENVVAALNLKSGQILWRRVLEQGCAGRVRALGGVSDGDLITVSGGVPAIVRAWDLATGHILNEWPLAEQNPERLDSPLLSFNTTGLYGPERIEDVMWHIKDGTLHHILPIYNDDSHKTEVEVTSYDGKTGEKLKSRKIDAAFIRKESTCVLAAPYIVCIDQPDLADKVYILHLYATDPDFQAIPVTKIFGSGTGHLSNLESVPGDEPVVSVSRENGHTKRIIVIDTESTPISNDLNKDTALYITTADEGKVLLQTSFENQVVNVAAVELSTFAPIPNLSVSLSHNSIQAPTIVASVCPRQPKGTGCRHLLSSEDHSVALLQHSRLVWLREEALANIVAVEMMELPMSDREQAIETEFDQKERDVVSMMVRRICSQANQLKGLLQAVMGFSPPQSTQRADLVRDEFGLHKMIVAVTSAGKIYGIESKRGEIIWQLRVKNISGFSKASKKMVLYVQRGSRHFPHPPQCTLLATDKETGNGVIYTFNPMTGQLLGEVNKLGYKIKQSMLLHVSTDDFLRAIVLLDTEDSVHAFPESAKATVASVAKSVYIFTADQETGVLSGFSLAYSTSEKLIAHTVWQVILPTKTQQIIDVVSKSTIERVHSQGRVLGDRSVLYKYINPNLVAIVAQGVGSTHKNTLSLYLLDVVSGAMVFSVVHKRVRGPFHVVHSENWLVYSYFNEKSRRTEIATLELYEGKTQSNTTAFSSLTTTVLPIVERQAFIFPASIEFLRETITEKGITSKHIMVALANGGILELPWMLVDPRRPINPEMREEGVIPYMPEIPIQMDAIVNYNQSIARVSGIHTSPSGLESTCLVFVYGLDLFYTRVAPSKTFDVLKEDFDYYLITIVLVALTVSSYVTKKLASRKAQKQAWK from the exons ATGGGACCGTTCGTGCCAGGTTTGAGGGGAAAATTCAACCGGTTTCTATCTGATATACAGCTGTTACAATATTTGATCGTATTCTTTGGACTGTTTAATTTATCTCTGTGCCTCTACGAAGATCAAGTTGGAAAATTTGACTG GCGACAGAATTACgtgggaaaaattaaattcgccAGCTTCGATACCGTATCGGCGGCTAAAAAGATTATTGTTGCCACCGAAGAAAATGTTGTTGCTGCTTTGAATCTCAAGTCAG gCCAGATACTATGGCGACGAGTATTAGAACAAGGATGTGCGGGTCGTGTTCGAGCTTTGGGAGGTGTGTCCGATGGCGATCTCATTACAGTGAGCGGTGGAGTTCCGGCTATTGTTCGCGCCTGGGACCTGGCCACTGGTCATATCCTAAATGAATGGCCATTAGCCGAACAGAACCCTGAAAG GCTTGACTCTCCACTATTATCATTTAACACAACAGGATTGTACGGCCCTGAAAG AATAGAAGATGTGATGTGGCACATAAAAGATGGAACCCTGCACCATATTTTACCGATATATAATGATGACTCGCACAAAACAGAGGTTGAAGTTACTTCATATGATGGTAAAACTGGAGAAAAACTTAAGTCTAGAAAGATTGATGCAGCATTTATAAGGAAAGAGAGCAC atGTGTCTTGGCTGCGCCATATATAGTCTGCATTGATCAGCCGGATTTAGCTGATAAAGTTTATATTCTGCACTTGTATGCAACAGATCCAGATTTTCAGGCCATCCCAGTAACAAAAATCTTTGGTTCTGGGACTGGCCATTTGAGCAATTTGGAGTCTGTACCTGGTGACGAACCCGTAGTATCAGTCAGCCGAGAAAACGGTCATACTAAGagaattattgtaattgaCACAGAATCGACACCCATTTCTAATGATTTAAACAAAGATACTGCACTTTACATAACTACAGCTGATGAGGGAAAGGTTTTGCTCCAGACTTCGTTTGAAAATCAG GTTGTAAATGTCGCAGCGGTAGAGTTGTCAACTTTTGCTCCAATTCCGAATTTATCCGTATCTTTATCTCACAATTCCATACAAGCTCCTACAATTGTGGCATCTGTCTGTCCTCGTCAGCCAAAGGGCACAGGTTGCCGACACCTTTTATCATCAGAGGATCACAGTGTTGCTTTATTACAACACAGTCGTCTTGTTTGGCTGAGAGAAGAAGCCTTGGCTAATATAGTTGCGGTAGAAATGATGGAGTTGCCTATGTCAGATAGGGAACAGGCAATcgaaacggaatttgaccAAAAAGaga GGGATGTTGTAAGTATGATGGTCCGAAGAATATGTTCACAAGCGAACCAATTAAAGGGTCTACTTCAAGCTGTGATGGGTTTTTCACCTCCGCAGTCCACTCAGAGGGCTGATTTAGTGCGAGATGAATTTGGATTGCATAAAATGATCGTTGCTGTCACTAGTGCTGGAAAG ATATACGGTATTGAATCAAAACGGGGAGAAATCATTTGGCAATtacgagtgaaaaatattagtgGTTTTTCCAAGGCATCAAAGAAAATGGTTTTGTACGTACAGAGAGGTAGCAGACAttttcctcatcctcctcaaTGCACGCTTCTGGCAACCGATAAG gAAACTGGCAATGGAGTAATTTACACCTTTAATCCAATGACGGGTCAGCTGCTGGGCGAAGTTAATAAGCTAGGATACAAAATTAAGCAATCTATGTTGCTTCATGTATCTACAGACGATTTTCTTCGCGCAATTGTTCTTCTTGATACCGAAGACTCTGTGCACGCATTTCCTGAGAGCGCCAAAGCAACTGTTGCTTCCGTAGCCAAGAGTGTTTACATCTTTACAGCTGACCAAGAAACAGGGGTGCTAAGCGGATTTTCACTTGCATACAGCACATCTGAGAAATTGATAGCGCACACTGTCTGGCAAGTCATTCTGCCtacaaaaacacaacaaataaTAGATGTCGTTTCGAAGAGTACAATAGAGCGTGTCCATTCCCAAGGGCGAGTTCTGGGTGATCGATCTGTACTTTACAAGTACATAAATCCGAATTTAGTTGCTATAGTGGCACAAGGGGTTGGCAGTACTCATAAAA acaCGCTTAGTTTATACCTATTGGATGTGGTTTCTGGTGCCATGGTATTTTCTGTGGTGCATAAGAGAGTTCGAGGACCTTTCCATGTTGTACATTCAGAAAATTGGCTTGTGTATAGTTACTTTAACGAAAAAAGTCGTCGAACAGAAATAGCTACGTTGGAACTTTACGAAGGAAAAACTCAGAGTAATACCACAG CTTTCTCTTCGCTGACCACAACAGTTTTGCCGATTGTAGAGCGACAAGCATTTATATTCCCTGCATCAATCGAATTTTTGCGAGAAACTATCACTGAAAAAGGAATAACAAGTAAACATATTATGG TTGCGTTAGCCAATGGTGGTATCTTAGAATTACCATGGATGCTTGTTGATCCGAGGAGACCAATTAATCCAGAGATGAGAGAGGAGGGAGTTATACCATATATGCCGGAAATTCCAATTCAGATGGACGCAATTGTTAATTACAATCAGAGCATAGCTAGGGTTTCTGGAATTCACACGAGTCCTAGTGGTCTTGAAAGTACTTGTCTAGTATTTGTATATGGTCTGG ACTTGTTCTACACACGAGTTGCCCCATCGAAAACTTTCGACGTACTAAAGGAAGACTTCGACTATTATCTTATAACAATAGTTCTTGTAGCATTAACGGTTTCGTCTTATGTTACAAAGAAGTTAGCATCACGCAAGGCACAAAAACAAGCATGGAAATGA
- the LOC124405268 gene encoding ER membrane protein complex subunit 1 isoform X3: MGPFVPGLRGKFNRFLSDIQLLQYLIVFFGLFNLSLCLYEDQVGKFDWRQNYVGKIKFASFDTVSAAKKIIVATEENVVAALNLKSGQILWRRVLEQGCAGRVRALGGVSDGDLITVSGGVPAIVRAWDLATGHILNEWPLAEQNPERIEDVMWHIKDGTLHHILPIYNDDSHKTEVEVTSYDGKTGEKLKSRKIDAAFIRKESTCVLAAPYIVCIDQPDLADKVYILHLYATDPDFQAIPVTKIFGSGTGHLSNLESVPGDEPVVSVSRENGHTKRIIVIDTESTPISNDLNKDTALYITTADEGKVLLQTSFENQVVNVAAVELSTFAPIPNLSVSLSHNSIQAPTIVASVCPRQPKGTGCRHLLSSEDHSVALLQHSRLVWLREEALANIVAVEMMELPMSDREQAIETEFDQKENFEVDSSWDVVSMMVRRICSQANQLKGLLQAVMGFSPPQSTQRADLVRDEFGLHKMIVAVTSAGKIYGIESKRGEIIWQLRVKNISGFSKASKKMVLYVQRGSRHFPHPPQCTLLATDKETGNGVIYTFNPMTGQLLGEVNKLGYKIKQSMLLHVSTDDFLRAIVLLDTEDSVHAFPESAKATVASVAKSVYIFTADQETGVLSGFSLAYSTSEKLIAHTVWQVILPTKTQQIIDVVSKSTIERVHSQGRVLGDRSVLYKYINPNLVAIVAQGVGSTHKNTLSLYLLDVVSGAMVFSVVHKRVRGPFHVVHSENWLVYSYFNEKSRRTEIATLELYEGKTQSNTTAFSSLTTTVLPIVERQAFIFPASIEFLRETITEKGITSKHIMVALANGGILELPWMLVDPRRPINPEMREEGVIPYMPEIPIQMDAIVNYNQSIARVSGIHTSPSGLESTCLVFVYGLDLFYTRVAPSKTFDVLKEDFDYYLITIVLVALTVSSYVTKKLASRKAQKQAWK, from the exons ATGGGACCGTTCGTGCCAGGTTTGAGGGGAAAATTCAACCGGTTTCTATCTGATATACAGCTGTTACAATATTTGATCGTATTCTTTGGACTGTTTAATTTATCTCTGTGCCTCTACGAAGATCAAGTTGGAAAATTTGACTG GCGACAGAATTACgtgggaaaaattaaattcgccAGCTTCGATACCGTATCGGCGGCTAAAAAGATTATTGTTGCCACCGAAGAAAATGTTGTTGCTGCTTTGAATCTCAAGTCAG gCCAGATACTATGGCGACGAGTATTAGAACAAGGATGTGCGGGTCGTGTTCGAGCTTTGGGAGGTGTGTCCGATGGCGATCTCATTACAGTGAGCGGTGGAGTTCCGGCTATTGTTCGCGCCTGGGACCTGGCCACTGGTCATATCCTAAATGAATGGCCATTAGCCGAACAGAACCCTGAAAG AATAGAAGATGTGATGTGGCACATAAAAGATGGAACCCTGCACCATATTTTACCGATATATAATGATGACTCGCACAAAACAGAGGTTGAAGTTACTTCATATGATGGTAAAACTGGAGAAAAACTTAAGTCTAGAAAGATTGATGCAGCATTTATAAGGAAAGAGAGCAC atGTGTCTTGGCTGCGCCATATATAGTCTGCATTGATCAGCCGGATTTAGCTGATAAAGTTTATATTCTGCACTTGTATGCAACAGATCCAGATTTTCAGGCCATCCCAGTAACAAAAATCTTTGGTTCTGGGACTGGCCATTTGAGCAATTTGGAGTCTGTACCTGGTGACGAACCCGTAGTATCAGTCAGCCGAGAAAACGGTCATACTAAGagaattattgtaattgaCACAGAATCGACACCCATTTCTAATGATTTAAACAAAGATACTGCACTTTACATAACTACAGCTGATGAGGGAAAGGTTTTGCTCCAGACTTCGTTTGAAAATCAG GTTGTAAATGTCGCAGCGGTAGAGTTGTCAACTTTTGCTCCAATTCCGAATTTATCCGTATCTTTATCTCACAATTCCATACAAGCTCCTACAATTGTGGCATCTGTCTGTCCTCGTCAGCCAAAGGGCACAGGTTGCCGACACCTTTTATCATCAGAGGATCACAGTGTTGCTTTATTACAACACAGTCGTCTTGTTTGGCTGAGAGAAGAAGCCTTGGCTAATATAGTTGCGGTAGAAATGATGGAGTTGCCTATGTCAGATAGGGAACAGGCAATcgaaacggaatttgaccAAAAAGaga ATTTTGAGGTAGATAGTTCAT GGGATGTTGTAAGTATGATGGTCCGAAGAATATGTTCACAAGCGAACCAATTAAAGGGTCTACTTCAAGCTGTGATGGGTTTTTCACCTCCGCAGTCCACTCAGAGGGCTGATTTAGTGCGAGATGAATTTGGATTGCATAAAATGATCGTTGCTGTCACTAGTGCTGGAAAG ATATACGGTATTGAATCAAAACGGGGAGAAATCATTTGGCAATtacgagtgaaaaatattagtgGTTTTTCCAAGGCATCAAAGAAAATGGTTTTGTACGTACAGAGAGGTAGCAGACAttttcctcatcctcctcaaTGCACGCTTCTGGCAACCGATAAG gAAACTGGCAATGGAGTAATTTACACCTTTAATCCAATGACGGGTCAGCTGCTGGGCGAAGTTAATAAGCTAGGATACAAAATTAAGCAATCTATGTTGCTTCATGTATCTACAGACGATTTTCTTCGCGCAATTGTTCTTCTTGATACCGAAGACTCTGTGCACGCATTTCCTGAGAGCGCCAAAGCAACTGTTGCTTCCGTAGCCAAGAGTGTTTACATCTTTACAGCTGACCAAGAAACAGGGGTGCTAAGCGGATTTTCACTTGCATACAGCACATCTGAGAAATTGATAGCGCACACTGTCTGGCAAGTCATTCTGCCtacaaaaacacaacaaataaTAGATGTCGTTTCGAAGAGTACAATAGAGCGTGTCCATTCCCAAGGGCGAGTTCTGGGTGATCGATCTGTACTTTACAAGTACATAAATCCGAATTTAGTTGCTATAGTGGCACAAGGGGTTGGCAGTACTCATAAAA acaCGCTTAGTTTATACCTATTGGATGTGGTTTCTGGTGCCATGGTATTTTCTGTGGTGCATAAGAGAGTTCGAGGACCTTTCCATGTTGTACATTCAGAAAATTGGCTTGTGTATAGTTACTTTAACGAAAAAAGTCGTCGAACAGAAATAGCTACGTTGGAACTTTACGAAGGAAAAACTCAGAGTAATACCACAG CTTTCTCTTCGCTGACCACAACAGTTTTGCCGATTGTAGAGCGACAAGCATTTATATTCCCTGCATCAATCGAATTTTTGCGAGAAACTATCACTGAAAAAGGAATAACAAGTAAACATATTATGG TTGCGTTAGCCAATGGTGGTATCTTAGAATTACCATGGATGCTTGTTGATCCGAGGAGACCAATTAATCCAGAGATGAGAGAGGAGGGAGTTATACCATATATGCCGGAAATTCCAATTCAGATGGACGCAATTGTTAATTACAATCAGAGCATAGCTAGGGTTTCTGGAATTCACACGAGTCCTAGTGGTCTTGAAAGTACTTGTCTAGTATTTGTATATGGTCTGG ACTTGTTCTACACACGAGTTGCCCCATCGAAAACTTTCGACGTACTAAAGGAAGACTTCGACTATTATCTTATAACAATAGTTCTTGTAGCATTAACGGTTTCGTCTTATGTTACAAAGAAGTTAGCATCACGCAAGGCACAAAAACAAGCATGGAAATGA
- the LOC124405268 gene encoding ER membrane protein complex subunit 1 isoform X1, which translates to MGPFVPGLRGKFNRFLSDIQLLQYLIVFFGLFNLSLCLYEDQVGKFDWRQNYVGKIKFASFDTVSAAKKIIVATEENVVAALNLKSGQILWRRVLEQGCAGRVRALGGVSDGDLITVSGGVPAIVRAWDLATGHILNEWPLAEQNPERLDSPLLSFNTTGLYGPERIEDVMWHIKDGTLHHILPIYNDDSHKTEVEVTSYDGKTGEKLKSRKIDAAFIRKESTCVLAAPYIVCIDQPDLADKVYILHLYATDPDFQAIPVTKIFGSGTGHLSNLESVPGDEPVVSVSRENGHTKRIIVIDTESTPISNDLNKDTALYITTADEGKVLLQTSFENQVVNVAAVELSTFAPIPNLSVSLSHNSIQAPTIVASVCPRQPKGTGCRHLLSSEDHSVALLQHSRLVWLREEALANIVAVEMMELPMSDREQAIETEFDQKENFEVDSSWDVVSMMVRRICSQANQLKGLLQAVMGFSPPQSTQRADLVRDEFGLHKMIVAVTSAGKIYGIESKRGEIIWQLRVKNISGFSKASKKMVLYVQRGSRHFPHPPQCTLLATDKETGNGVIYTFNPMTGQLLGEVNKLGYKIKQSMLLHVSTDDFLRAIVLLDTEDSVHAFPESAKATVASVAKSVYIFTADQETGVLSGFSLAYSTSEKLIAHTVWQVILPTKTQQIIDVVSKSTIERVHSQGRVLGDRSVLYKYINPNLVAIVAQGVGSTHKNTLSLYLLDVVSGAMVFSVVHKRVRGPFHVVHSENWLVYSYFNEKSRRTEIATLELYEGKTQSNTTAFSSLTTTVLPIVERQAFIFPASIEFLRETITEKGITSKHIMVALANGGILELPWMLVDPRRPINPEMREEGVIPYMPEIPIQMDAIVNYNQSIARVSGIHTSPSGLESTCLVFVYGLDLFYTRVAPSKTFDVLKEDFDYYLITIVLVALTVSSYVTKKLASRKAQKQAWK; encoded by the exons ATGGGACCGTTCGTGCCAGGTTTGAGGGGAAAATTCAACCGGTTTCTATCTGATATACAGCTGTTACAATATTTGATCGTATTCTTTGGACTGTTTAATTTATCTCTGTGCCTCTACGAAGATCAAGTTGGAAAATTTGACTG GCGACAGAATTACgtgggaaaaattaaattcgccAGCTTCGATACCGTATCGGCGGCTAAAAAGATTATTGTTGCCACCGAAGAAAATGTTGTTGCTGCTTTGAATCTCAAGTCAG gCCAGATACTATGGCGACGAGTATTAGAACAAGGATGTGCGGGTCGTGTTCGAGCTTTGGGAGGTGTGTCCGATGGCGATCTCATTACAGTGAGCGGTGGAGTTCCGGCTATTGTTCGCGCCTGGGACCTGGCCACTGGTCATATCCTAAATGAATGGCCATTAGCCGAACAGAACCCTGAAAG GCTTGACTCTCCACTATTATCATTTAACACAACAGGATTGTACGGCCCTGAAAG AATAGAAGATGTGATGTGGCACATAAAAGATGGAACCCTGCACCATATTTTACCGATATATAATGATGACTCGCACAAAACAGAGGTTGAAGTTACTTCATATGATGGTAAAACTGGAGAAAAACTTAAGTCTAGAAAGATTGATGCAGCATTTATAAGGAAAGAGAGCAC atGTGTCTTGGCTGCGCCATATATAGTCTGCATTGATCAGCCGGATTTAGCTGATAAAGTTTATATTCTGCACTTGTATGCAACAGATCCAGATTTTCAGGCCATCCCAGTAACAAAAATCTTTGGTTCTGGGACTGGCCATTTGAGCAATTTGGAGTCTGTACCTGGTGACGAACCCGTAGTATCAGTCAGCCGAGAAAACGGTCATACTAAGagaattattgtaattgaCACAGAATCGACACCCATTTCTAATGATTTAAACAAAGATACTGCACTTTACATAACTACAGCTGATGAGGGAAAGGTTTTGCTCCAGACTTCGTTTGAAAATCAG GTTGTAAATGTCGCAGCGGTAGAGTTGTCAACTTTTGCTCCAATTCCGAATTTATCCGTATCTTTATCTCACAATTCCATACAAGCTCCTACAATTGTGGCATCTGTCTGTCCTCGTCAGCCAAAGGGCACAGGTTGCCGACACCTTTTATCATCAGAGGATCACAGTGTTGCTTTATTACAACACAGTCGTCTTGTTTGGCTGAGAGAAGAAGCCTTGGCTAATATAGTTGCGGTAGAAATGATGGAGTTGCCTATGTCAGATAGGGAACAGGCAATcgaaacggaatttgaccAAAAAGaga ATTTTGAGGTAGATAGTTCAT GGGATGTTGTAAGTATGATGGTCCGAAGAATATGTTCACAAGCGAACCAATTAAAGGGTCTACTTCAAGCTGTGATGGGTTTTTCACCTCCGCAGTCCACTCAGAGGGCTGATTTAGTGCGAGATGAATTTGGATTGCATAAAATGATCGTTGCTGTCACTAGTGCTGGAAAG ATATACGGTATTGAATCAAAACGGGGAGAAATCATTTGGCAATtacgagtgaaaaatattagtgGTTTTTCCAAGGCATCAAAGAAAATGGTTTTGTACGTACAGAGAGGTAGCAGACAttttcctcatcctcctcaaTGCACGCTTCTGGCAACCGATAAG gAAACTGGCAATGGAGTAATTTACACCTTTAATCCAATGACGGGTCAGCTGCTGGGCGAAGTTAATAAGCTAGGATACAAAATTAAGCAATCTATGTTGCTTCATGTATCTACAGACGATTTTCTTCGCGCAATTGTTCTTCTTGATACCGAAGACTCTGTGCACGCATTTCCTGAGAGCGCCAAAGCAACTGTTGCTTCCGTAGCCAAGAGTGTTTACATCTTTACAGCTGACCAAGAAACAGGGGTGCTAAGCGGATTTTCACTTGCATACAGCACATCTGAGAAATTGATAGCGCACACTGTCTGGCAAGTCATTCTGCCtacaaaaacacaacaaataaTAGATGTCGTTTCGAAGAGTACAATAGAGCGTGTCCATTCCCAAGGGCGAGTTCTGGGTGATCGATCTGTACTTTACAAGTACATAAATCCGAATTTAGTTGCTATAGTGGCACAAGGGGTTGGCAGTACTCATAAAA acaCGCTTAGTTTATACCTATTGGATGTGGTTTCTGGTGCCATGGTATTTTCTGTGGTGCATAAGAGAGTTCGAGGACCTTTCCATGTTGTACATTCAGAAAATTGGCTTGTGTATAGTTACTTTAACGAAAAAAGTCGTCGAACAGAAATAGCTACGTTGGAACTTTACGAAGGAAAAACTCAGAGTAATACCACAG CTTTCTCTTCGCTGACCACAACAGTTTTGCCGATTGTAGAGCGACAAGCATTTATATTCCCTGCATCAATCGAATTTTTGCGAGAAACTATCACTGAAAAAGGAATAACAAGTAAACATATTATGG TTGCGTTAGCCAATGGTGGTATCTTAGAATTACCATGGATGCTTGTTGATCCGAGGAGACCAATTAATCCAGAGATGAGAGAGGAGGGAGTTATACCATATATGCCGGAAATTCCAATTCAGATGGACGCAATTGTTAATTACAATCAGAGCATAGCTAGGGTTTCTGGAATTCACACGAGTCCTAGTGGTCTTGAAAGTACTTGTCTAGTATTTGTATATGGTCTGG ACTTGTTCTACACACGAGTTGCCCCATCGAAAACTTTCGACGTACTAAAGGAAGACTTCGACTATTATCTTATAACAATAGTTCTTGTAGCATTAACGGTTTCGTCTTATGTTACAAAGAAGTTAGCATCACGCAAGGCACAAAAACAAGCATGGAAATGA